Within Methylomagnum ishizawai, the genomic segment AAGAGTTCCATTTCCGTGTGCGGCACACCCAGGGCTTCTATCGGGTCCTTGATGCCGGGATGGCCGTCGAACCTGTAGTCGAGGGTCCGGTGGCGTTATAGACCCCGACTACGGTTGGATTCTCCGCCAGATTCAATCGACCGTTGGGTGTCTGTTCCGTCCGCCAGACCTTCGGGTCTGGCCGTCCCGTCGCGGCCTATCCGCCAGCCGTGGCCCCCCCGCCCGGCCTTGGTTCAGCTATGGATGAGAAGGCGGTTATCTAGGGCAAAATTTTTAACACACGCTTATTAAAACCAGCACCGTTCCATAAAATATCCACAGCAATCCTGATCCGACCTGATATGCCGCCCGAGTTCGGGGAACCAGGAGCCTATGCGGGCTGGTGCCTGGCCGGTTGACCCCGCACGGAAAACAGCGCCGCGAACTGGTGGTATTGATGGTCGTCTCGAGGTAATCACCAACCCGAAGGTACAGCGCGGGTTTTTCGGGTTCTCCAAATAGTCTGGGTCGTAGGCGAGGTTCAACAGCCCGATTTGCGGCTCCCCCGCGTCATCGACTGGGACCGGCTTCAACTGCTCGCCAGCGTCCACCGCCAGCGGGACTTTTGCATACGGTTTGAGCGTGCAATATTCCGCATAGGTGGGGTAGTACCGGGCTAACGATTTCCGCGCCTCTACGAGCACCCAGCGGCCCCAGGCGCGGACGTGCCAAGCCAAGTCCGCATCCAGCAACTTGGGGTCGATGGGATCATGCCCGAACAAATCGCCGTTCTTCTCGTCCTTTTCCACCTCGGCAGCTTGGCCCAATTCGTTCAGATGCCGCCGGATCGTGGCCGGCGTCAGCCCCCGCGCCTTGAGATAAGCCGCCATGAACTCCCGGTCCCGGATCGCGAAATCGGGCAAGCGCCGTGTCTGCCCGGCCAGCTTCTGCGGATATTCCAAAGTACATTTGAGGACGAACCAGGCGACCGGGTTGATATCCATGGCCGTCACCTCGCAA encodes:
- a CDS encoding DUF1156 domain-containing protein, whose product is MSDKRLIEVAFPLKQASIDSVHEKNVRHGHISTLHIWPARRPLAAARAALIATLLPDPGDAEQRAAILKRLGGTLVKTTKAKKQANGQTEDVAVEETLGGILHWGRESGPDLETFREEIRKAYGGRAPKVLDPFAGGGAIPLEAMRLGCEVTAMDINPVAWFVLKCTLEYPQKLAGQTRRLPDFAIRDREFMAAYLKARGLTPATIRRHLNELGQAAEVEKDEKNGDLFGHDPIDPKLLDADLAWHVRAWGRWVLVEARKSLARYYPTYAEYCTLKPYAKVPLAVDAGEQLKPVPVDDAGEPQIGLLNLAYDPDYLENPKNPRCTFGLVITSRRPSIPPVRGAVFRAGSTGQAPARIGSWFPELGRHIRSDQDCCGYFMERCWF